One part of the Haliotis asinina isolate JCU_RB_2024 chromosome 2, JCU_Hal_asi_v2, whole genome shotgun sequence genome encodes these proteins:
- the LOC137272256 gene encoding C-type lectin domain family 4 member E-like, whose product MACSEITVAPFSNGQVPPSLPTGSPAMSRIDCVSLCFFSVYCTTMFYNRDTKSCVLMEGFNQTQLTATSEPVEHLVLGQSPCPVKSGYLYNRRLNMCYKKHTDNKVWPDAKTSCSLEGNYLVIINSAERNQFMYDIAADIGQFWTSGHLVGSSWKWGDNSSIAEPTYWSPGEPEANHPTSRCLTFYDLNLSNSWHCGECATHLMAYVCEIPMTK is encoded by the exons ATGGCCTGTTCTGAAATTACTGTAGCCCCGTTTTCTAATGGACAGGTGCCCCCGTCCTTACCTACAGGGTCCCCTGCCATGTCTCGGATAgactgtgtgtctctgtgtttcttCAGTGTATATTGTACCACCATGTTCTACAACAGGGACACCAAGTCTTGTGTCCTCATGGAAGGCTTCAATCAGACACAGCTGACTGCCACTTCCGAACCTGTAGAGCATCTCGTATTGGGCCAGT CTCCTTGCCCAGTCAAGTCAGGATATCTGTACAACCGGAGATTGAACATGTGTTACAAAAAACACACCGACAATAAGGTATGGCCCGACGCCAAGACCTCATGCTCATTAGAGGGCAACTACCTCGTCATCATCAACAGCGCTGAAAGGAACCAGTTCATGTACGACATTGCTGCAGATATTG GGCAGTTTTGGACGAGCGGACATTTAGTGGGATCATCCTGGAAATGGGGAGACAACTCATCAATTGCTGAGCCAACATACTGGAGCCCTGGGGAACCGGAAGCGAATCATCCAACCAGCAGATGTCTCACCTTCTATGACTTGAACCTCTCCAACAGCTGGCACTGCGGCGAATGCGCCACTCACCTCATGGCATATGTCTGTGAAATACCAATGACCAAGTAG